A portion of the Hoplias malabaricus isolate fHopMal1 chromosome 1, fHopMal1.hap1, whole genome shotgun sequence genome contains these proteins:
- the ngdn gene encoding neuroguidin has product MAALSVSNDAVIEDDLPKAVQLLNKLTEQVVSVTSHVRDLIKKVQEQTYHTKKGLSFLDVKYHLLLFYLQDLAHLLATKTEGRTFKDSDAIQRLVTIRTILEKMRPLDQKLKYQIDKLVRTAVTGSLAENDPLHFRPNPENLVSKLSENEDEEGEDEDGEKTVSENAGFAPERKYRPPKIAPMHYSGDLTDSDKHRELAEKQRRAALRSSVIQELRHQYSDHPEEIRDKQDTHTERELRDEQHRRNYEESMMVRLSAPRDQRNRKRRMGMTSQLGNITHFSDITALTGGQSTSTDLSRPKKKKKKVLKKKSKKRLFKKRS; this is encoded by the exons ATGGCGGCTCTCAGTGTGAGCAAC GACGCTGTTATTGAAGATGATTTACCGAAAGCTGTTCAGTTGCTCAACAAACTCACAGAACAG gtGGTGTCTGTCACAAGCCACGTCCGGGACCTGATCAAAAAAGTGCAAGAACAAACGTATCACACCAAAAAG GGTCTGTCATTTCTGGACGTGAAGTATCATCTGCTGCTCTTTTACCTGCAAGACCTCGCTCACTTGCTGGCCACAAAAACAGAGGGAAGGACTTTTAAGGACAGTGATGCCATCCAGAGATTGGTCACCATTAGAACT ATCCTGGAGAAGATGCGTCCTCTTGATCAAAAGCTAAAATATCAGATTGATAAATTAGTGCGGACTGCAGTCACGGGAAGTCTCG CCGAGAACGATCCTCTACACTTCCGTCCCAATCCTGAGAATCTTGTCAGTAAG CTCAGTGAGAACGAAGATGAAGAAGGagaagatgaagatggagaGAAAACCGTTTCTGAGAACGCAGGATTTGCTCCGGAGAGAAAATACAGACCTCCAAAGATCGCCCCCATGCActact CTGGAGACCTAACGGACTCGGATAAACACCGAGAACTCGCCGAAAAACAGAGAAGAGCAGCTTTGCGCAGCTCTGTTATCCAGGAACTCCGCCACCAATACAGCGACCATCCAGAGGAAATCCGGGacaaacaggacacacacacggagagagAGCTACGAGACGAAcaacacag GAGAAACTACGAGGAGTCGATGATGGTGCGTCTGAGTGCGCCTCGAGACCAGAGAAACAGGAAGAGACGAATGGGGATGACATCACAGCTGGGTAACATCACCCACTTCAGTGACATCACGGCGCTGACGGGCGGCCAGTCCACG
- the prdm14 gene encoding PR domain zinc finger protein 14 → MPTAEYRNLLQNPHVPPHVPLAPLGRLLSEHRSLVPFPFGGTPALCSRGGSSPSSVPEQIFGLPFFRHTEPENLPPPAWTFNSPLASSSSSSSSPVKHTLESTHTFSFTQEDLFSVLYGYSMHSGPQNTHSGPVSLSDPVCDVEVDAEALELPEGLVVQRSSCGSVCRWGVFVGKSPVPKGRRFGPFRGKVVNTSEIKTHDDNTLMWEIFEHGRLSHFVDGRGARGHWMCFVQNARFSEEQNLVALQVDGQIFYESCRELLPGHELLVWYGEHYVQFLGIPLALKEFGHDGEVTTPTEDSAEGYSCDRCGKVFAYRYYRDKHLKYTRCVDRGDRSFPCSLCSRSFEKRDRLRIHILHVHEKHRPHKCSVCGKSFSQSSSLNKHMRVHSGERPYKCVYCSKAFTASSILRTHIRQHSGERPFKCSHCGKAFASHAAHDSHVRRTHAKDKQLTCRVCGCVCPGAQQLQQHINTHHSKSPHSHYRGNTALL, encoded by the exons ATGCCGACCGCAGAATACAGGAACCTGCTCCAGAATCCACACGTTCCACCACACGTTCCCCTGGCACCGCTCGGACGCCTGCTTTCCGAACACCGTTCCCTGGTTCCCTTCCCTTTCGGTGGAACCCCAGCGCTCTGCAGCAGGGGCGGTTCCTCACCGTCCTCAGTTCCGGAGCAGATCTTCGGTCTGCCATTCTTTAGACACACAGAACCGGAGAACCTACCGCCCCCGGCCTGGACTTTCAATAGCCCCTTggcttcatcttcatcatcatcatcctctccagttaaacacactctagaatccacacacacattcagcttcACTCAGGAGGACCTCTTCTCCGTTCTGTACGGGTACTCCATGCACTCCGGACCCCAGAACACACACTCCggacctgtctctctctcagacccGG tgtgtgatgttgaGGTTGATGCAGAAGCCCTGGAGCTTCCAGAAG ggcTGGTGGTCCAGCGGTCCagctgtgggagtgtgtgtcgtTGGGGAGTGTTTGTTGGGAAGAGTCCAGTTCCGAAAGGCCGCAGGTTCGGTCCATTTAGAGGAAAAGTGGTGAACACCAGCGAGATCAAAACACATGATGATAACACCCTCATGTGGGag ATCTTCGAACACGGTCGGCTCAGTCACTTCGTGGACGGTCGAGGGGCTCGAGGACACTGGATGTGTTTTGTGCAGAACGCCCGGTTCTCTGAGGAGCAGAACCTTGTGGCTCTGCAGGTGGACGGTCAGATTTTTTATGAATCGTGTCGCGAGCTGCTGCCGGGCCACGAGCTGCTGGTGTGGTACGGAGAACACTACGTCCAGTTCCTCGGGATCCCACTCGCCCTGAAGGAGTTCGGACACGATGGAGAGGTCACCACCCCAACCGAGG ACTCTGCGGAGGGCTACAGCTGTGATCGCTGTGGGAAGGTGTTTGCGTACAGATATTACAGAGATAAACACCTGAAATACACACGCTGCGTGGACCGAGGGGACCGGAGCTTCCCCTGCAGCCTCTGCAGTCGCTCCTTCGAGAAGAGAGACCGCCTCCGCATCCACATCCTCCATGTCCACGAGAAACACCGTCCCCACAAG tGCTCTGTCTGTGGGAAGAGCTTCTCTCAGTCCTCCAGTCTCAACAAACACATGAGAGTGCACTCGGGCGAGCGACCTTACAAATGTGTGTACTGCAGCAAG gcgTTTACCGCGTCCAGTATCCTGCGGACTCATATCCGCCAGCACTCGGGCGAGCGGCCATTCAAATGCTCTCACTGTGGAAAAGCCTTTGCGTCTCATGCAGCTCATGACAGCCATGTGCGGCGCACCCACGCCAAAGACAAACAGCTGACCTGTCGCGTGTGTGGCTGCGTGTGCCCCGGAGCTCAGCAGCTTCAGCAGCACatcaacacacaccacagtaaGAGTCCGCACAGTCACTACAGGGGTAACACAGCACTCCTGTGA